Proteins encoded in a region of the Vicia villosa cultivar HV-30 ecotype Madison, WI linkage group LG5, Vvil1.0, whole genome shotgun sequence genome:
- the LOC131604767 gene encoding uncharacterized protein LOC131604767, which produces MAPFEALCGRRCRTPLCWHESGEGVILGPEIVRETTEKIKLIRENMKASQSRQKSYHDKRRKELEFEAGDHVFLRVTPVTRVGRALKSKKLTPQFIGPYQISERVGTVAYRVALPPNLLNLHDMFHVSQLRKYVPYPSHMIHMDDVQVRENLTVETMPIRITDREIKSLRGKDIPLVKVVWTGTTGESMTWEMERKMRDSYPELFERELKLVFCYYYINLLI; this is translated from the exons atggcaccttttgaagcgttgtgcggtcggaggtgtaggactccacTATGTTGGCACGAATCTGGCGAAGGCGTAATACTTGGACCGGAAATTGTACGAGAAACTACAGAGAAGATAAAATTAATCCGGGAAAATATGAAGGCTTCACAGAGTAGACAGAAAAGTTATCATGATAAGCGAAGAAAGGAGTTAGAATTTGAAGCAGGTGACCATGTGTTTCTAAGAGTCACGCCTGTGACCCGTGTTGGTCGTGCCCTGAAGTCTAAGAAGCTAACTCCACaatttattggtccttatcagatttcggAGAGAGTTGGGACTGTTGCTTATAGGGTGGCGTTACCGCCTAACCTTTTGAATCTGCACGATatgtttcatgtgtcacaacttcGGAAGTATGTTCCATACCCATCTCACatgattcatatggatgatgtgcaagtgagagagaATCTTACTGTAGAGACGATGCCGATTCGGATCACGGATCGTGAGATAAAGTCCCTTAGAGGTAAGGATATTCCGCTGGTGAAAGTAGTCTGGACGGGGACTACCGGAGAAAGCATGACGTGGGAAATGGAGAGAAAGATGCGGGACTCCTACCCCGAGTTGTTTGAACGAG AGCTTAAATTGGtgttttgttattattatattaatttgttaatttaa
- the LOC131601723 gene encoding G-type lectin S-receptor-like serine/threonine-protein kinase At4g03230 isoform X2, with product MTTVFRFFNMYAFWFLICSSPTCFAGDTLKAGQKIIGDDTNLVSAGKIFELGFFTPSITGGSQNYLGIWYRMQEGLEQPQKQIVVWVANRDNPVAVGSTGVFKIAGDGNLVVEDTSGNNKTYWSSNSSSKSKVKVFSNSSPKNMILKLMDSGNLVLYDDEDKEVKLWESFENPSDTFLPGMKMDRNLKLTSWKGDDDPGSGNFSFKMEGIGGIRFIILNRDQIYWESEFYETRNYKVNNDKLDDISSEVYSLLTNFSLLRWQYGNTRLFLDSTGMIQLADVNLLEVEPSGRWKQPKTNCLRYNYCGNFASCNDNDGDSPCKCLPGFDNDNLGDGDYPLLDEASCTRRKSAPCTGNDTAFLNLTMIKTGRPDIKKMVEYEENCTSMCVGMCPQCQAYSYAPLPTEHQRTANNPSNCWIWTHNLTTLKENYTNWEDDRRLYVLVDKSDIAPTPRTCEPCGTNIVPYPLSTGSKCGDPRYFNFRCNTSMGQLSFSNNTNNTNNTNSNINYRVIRVNPSSRTFTIYQEVKDSLINRYCEGSKSVGNLKVSSPFGLSSDQLCSKQVEVSWEAPSKEPICDNSADCLGWKHSTCSEGKCLCNANYHWSGEFLTCTNNSSEHGSFPNATKHSTKASSSFSLILGLTLPSVVILACIVILVYVCRRRIALMVKQDKESIQRNIRGHFTDSERHVKDLIDMEGLEENDNEGIEVPYFDFETIVTATNNFSDANKLGKGGYGPVYKGTLQGGQEIAVKRLSSVSSQGLQEFKNEVILIAKLQHRNLVKLRGYCIKGEEKILLYEYMPNKSLDLLIFDPAKSIILDWPMRFDIILGIARGLLYLHQDSRLRVIHRDLKTSNILLDKEMQPKISDFGLARIFGGKETEANTERVVGTYGYMSPEYALEGQFSTKSDVFSFGVVLLEIISGKKNMGFHRTREISSLLGYAWTLWREEKLQDLMDSSLCDTYDAYQIIRCSQIGLLCVQDEPDDRPHMSNVVTMLDNETTFLSVPKQPTFFTRKNLSNTASSSVQLESSIQEGR from the exons ATGACAACTGTTTTTCGCTTCTTCAACATGTATGCTTTTTGGTTTCTAATATGTTCTTCTCCAACGTGTTTCGCAGGGGACACTTTGAAAGCTGGCCAGAAGATCATAGGCGATGACACCAACCTTGTTTCAGCTGGAAAAATATTTGAACTAGGCTTTTTTACTCCTAGCATCACCGGTGGTTCACAAAACTACTTAGGCATATGGTATCGCATGCAAGAGGGGTTAGAACAACCTCAAAAACAAATAGTTGTGTGGGTTGCCAACAGAGACAACCCTGTAGCTGTTGGTTCAACTGGAGTTTTTAAAATAGCTGGGGATGGGAATCTTGTAGTTGAAGACACATCCGGTAATAACAAAACCTACTGGTCATCCAATTCCAGTTCCAAATCCAAAGTCAAAGTCTTTTCTAATTCTTCGCCAAAAAATATGATACTGAAACTCATGGATTCTGGTAACCTTGTGTTATATGATGATGAAGACAAGGAAGTGAAACTATGGGAGAGCTTTGAAAATCCATCTGACACGTTCCTACCAGGTATGAAGATGGATAGGAATCTGAAATTAACTAGTTGGAAAGGTGACGATGACCCAGGAAGTGGGAATTTCAGTTTTAAGATGGAAGGAATAGGGGGCATCCGTTTCATAATCTTGAACCGAGACCAAATTTATTGGGAGAGCGAATTTTACGAGACAAGGAATTACAAAGTAAATAATGATAAATTGGATGACATCAGCTCAGAGGTTTACAGCTTGTTGACCAACTTCAGTTTACTTAGATGGCAATACGGGAATACAAGGTTGTTCCTCGATTCTACAGGTATGATTCAGTTGGCGGATGTCAATTTGTTGGAAGTTGAACCGTCGGGCAGATGGAAGCAGCCAAAAACCAATTGTTTGCGATATAATTATTGTGGAAACTTTGCTAGCTGCAACGACAACGATGGTGACTCCCCATGTAAATGCTTACCTGGATTCGATAATGATAATCTGGGAGATGGAGATTATCCTCTATTAGACGAGGCAAGTTGTACGAGGAGAAAATCAGCACCGTGTACTGGAAATGACACGGCGTTTTTGAACTTGACCATGATTAAAACAGGAAGGCCGGATATAAAGAAAATGGTAGAATACGAAGAAAATTGCACATCTATGTGCGTTGGGATGTGTCCCCAGTGCCAAGCTTACTCATATGCTCCACTTCCTACTGAACACCAGCGTACTGCTAATAATCCATCAAACTGTTGGATCTGGACACACAATTTAACTACTCTTAAAGAAAACTATACTAATTGGGAGGATGACCGCAGACTCTATGTCCTAGTAGATAAATCAGACATAG CACCAACTCCAAGAACTTGTGAGCCTTGTGGTACAAACATAGTTCCTTATCCTCTCAGCACCGGATCCAAATGTGGAGACCCCAGATACTTCAATTTTAGATGCAACACCTCCATGGGTCAACTCAGCTTCAGCAACAATACCAACAATACCAACAACACCAACAGCAACATTAATTACAGAGTTATTCGTGTAAACCCCAGTTCAAGAACGTTTACCATTTATCAAGAGGTCAAAGATAGTTTGATTAATCGATATTGTGAAGGTTCGAAGAGTGTGGGAAATCTAAAGGTTTCTTCACCATTTGGCCTGTCTAGTGACCAACTATGCTCTAAACAGGTGGAAGTTAGTTGGGAAGCGCCTTCCAAAGAACCCATATGTGATAACTCTGCTGATTGCCTTGGTTggaaacattctacttgcagtgAAGGAAAGTGTCTTTGCAATGCAAACTATCATTGGAGTGGCGAGTTTTTAACTTGTACCAACA ATTCTTCAGAACATGGATCATTTCCTAATGCTACAAAACACTCCACAAAAGCAAGCTCTTCTTTCTCTTTGATTCTTGGCTTAACTCTTCCGAGTGTGGTTATTCTAGCATGCATCGTTATTTTGGTTTATGTATGCAGACGGAGAATAGCTCTTATGGTTAAGCAAG ACAAGGAAAGCATTCAGAGAAACATTAGAGGGCACTTCACCGACAGTGAAAGGCATGTGAAGGACTTGATAGACATGGAGGGGTTGGAAGAGAATGATAATGAAGGAATAGAGGTTCCTTACTTTGATTTTGAGACCATAGTGACGGCAACTAATAATTTTTCAGATGCAAATAAGCTTGGTAAAGGTGGTTATGGACCAGTTTATAAG GGTACACTACAAGGTGGTCAAGAAATTGCAGTGAAGAGGCTTTCAAGTGTGTCATCACAAGGTTTACAGGAATTTAAGAATGAAGTTATTTTGATTGCCAAACTCCAACATCGAAATCTTGTTAAATTACGCGGCTATTGCATAAAGGGAGAAGAAAAAATTCTACTCTATGAATATATGCCTAATAAGAGTTTGGACTTATTGATCTTCG ATCCTGCAAAAAGCATAATTTTGGATTGGCCAATGCGGTTTGATATAATTCTCGGAATTGCTCGTGGACTACTCTATCTTCATCAAGACTCTAGACTTAGAGTTATTCATCGAGATTTAAAAACTAGCAACATTCTTCTAGACAAGGAGATGCAACCAAAAATATCCGATTTTGGATTGGCAAGAATATTTGGAGGCAAGGAAACAGAAGCAAATACTGAGAGAGTTGTCGGGACATA TGGATACATGTCTCCCGAATATGCATTAGAAGGACAATTCTCTACAAAATCAGATGTTTTCAGCTTTGGTGTTGTCTTGCTTGAGATCATTAGTGGAAAAAAGAACATGGGATTTCATCGGACTAGAGAAATTTCAAGCCTTTTGGGTTAT GCCTGGACACTATGGAGAGAAGAAAAACTCCAAGATTTAATGGATTCATCTCTATGTGATACTTATGATGCTTACCAAATCATTAGGTGTTCACAAATAGGACTTTTATGCGTACAAGATGAGCCAGATGATCGTCCACACATGTCAAATGTTGTGACCATGCTAGACAATGAAACTACATTCCTATCAGTTCCTAAACAACCAACCTTTTTTACACGTAAAAACCTATCTAACACAGCTTCTTCAAGTGTGCAACTTGAAAGTAGTATTCAAGAAGGCCGATAG
- the LOC131601723 gene encoding G-type lectin S-receptor-like serine/threonine-protein kinase At4g03230 isoform X1, which produces MTTVFRFFNMYAFWFLICSSPTCFAGDTLKAGQKIIGDDTNLVSAGKIFELGFFTPSITGGSQNYLGIWYRMQEGLEQPQKQIVVWVANRDNPVAVGSTGVFKIAGDGNLVVEDTSGNNKTYWSSNSSSKSKVKVFSNSSPKNMILKLMDSGNLVLYDDEDKEVKLWESFENPSDTFLPGMKMDRNLKLTSWKGDDDPGSGNFSFKMEGIGGIRFIILNRDQIYWESEFYETRNYKVNNDKLDDISSEVYSLLTNFSLLRWQYGNTRLFLDSTGMIQLADVNLLEVEPSGRWKQPKTNCLRYNYCGNFASCNDNDGDSPCKCLPGFDNDNLGDGDYPLLDEASCTRRKSAPCTGNDTAFLNLTMIKTGRPDIKKMVEYEENCTSMCVGMCPQCQAYSYAPLPTEHQRTANNPSNCWIWTHNLTTLKENYTNWEDDRRLYVLVDKSDIAPTPRTCEPCGTNIVPYPLSTGSKCGDPRYFNFRCNTSMGQLSFSNNTNNTNNTNSNINYRVIRVNPSSRTFTIYQEVKDSLINRYCEGSKSVGNLKVSSPFGLSSDQLCSKQVEVSWEAPSKEPICDNSADCLGWKHSTCSEGKCLCNANYHWSGEFLTCTNTDSSEHGSFPNATKHSTKASSSFSLILGLTLPSVVILACIVILVYVCRRRIALMVKQDKESIQRNIRGHFTDSERHVKDLIDMEGLEENDNEGIEVPYFDFETIVTATNNFSDANKLGKGGYGPVYKGTLQGGQEIAVKRLSSVSSQGLQEFKNEVILIAKLQHRNLVKLRGYCIKGEEKILLYEYMPNKSLDLLIFDPAKSIILDWPMRFDIILGIARGLLYLHQDSRLRVIHRDLKTSNILLDKEMQPKISDFGLARIFGGKETEANTERVVGTYGYMSPEYALEGQFSTKSDVFSFGVVLLEIISGKKNMGFHRTREISSLLGYAWTLWREEKLQDLMDSSLCDTYDAYQIIRCSQIGLLCVQDEPDDRPHMSNVVTMLDNETTFLSVPKQPTFFTRKNLSNTASSSVQLESSIQEGR; this is translated from the exons ATGACAACTGTTTTTCGCTTCTTCAACATGTATGCTTTTTGGTTTCTAATATGTTCTTCTCCAACGTGTTTCGCAGGGGACACTTTGAAAGCTGGCCAGAAGATCATAGGCGATGACACCAACCTTGTTTCAGCTGGAAAAATATTTGAACTAGGCTTTTTTACTCCTAGCATCACCGGTGGTTCACAAAACTACTTAGGCATATGGTATCGCATGCAAGAGGGGTTAGAACAACCTCAAAAACAAATAGTTGTGTGGGTTGCCAACAGAGACAACCCTGTAGCTGTTGGTTCAACTGGAGTTTTTAAAATAGCTGGGGATGGGAATCTTGTAGTTGAAGACACATCCGGTAATAACAAAACCTACTGGTCATCCAATTCCAGTTCCAAATCCAAAGTCAAAGTCTTTTCTAATTCTTCGCCAAAAAATATGATACTGAAACTCATGGATTCTGGTAACCTTGTGTTATATGATGATGAAGACAAGGAAGTGAAACTATGGGAGAGCTTTGAAAATCCATCTGACACGTTCCTACCAGGTATGAAGATGGATAGGAATCTGAAATTAACTAGTTGGAAAGGTGACGATGACCCAGGAAGTGGGAATTTCAGTTTTAAGATGGAAGGAATAGGGGGCATCCGTTTCATAATCTTGAACCGAGACCAAATTTATTGGGAGAGCGAATTTTACGAGACAAGGAATTACAAAGTAAATAATGATAAATTGGATGACATCAGCTCAGAGGTTTACAGCTTGTTGACCAACTTCAGTTTACTTAGATGGCAATACGGGAATACAAGGTTGTTCCTCGATTCTACAGGTATGATTCAGTTGGCGGATGTCAATTTGTTGGAAGTTGAACCGTCGGGCAGATGGAAGCAGCCAAAAACCAATTGTTTGCGATATAATTATTGTGGAAACTTTGCTAGCTGCAACGACAACGATGGTGACTCCCCATGTAAATGCTTACCTGGATTCGATAATGATAATCTGGGAGATGGAGATTATCCTCTATTAGACGAGGCAAGTTGTACGAGGAGAAAATCAGCACCGTGTACTGGAAATGACACGGCGTTTTTGAACTTGACCATGATTAAAACAGGAAGGCCGGATATAAAGAAAATGGTAGAATACGAAGAAAATTGCACATCTATGTGCGTTGGGATGTGTCCCCAGTGCCAAGCTTACTCATATGCTCCACTTCCTACTGAACACCAGCGTACTGCTAATAATCCATCAAACTGTTGGATCTGGACACACAATTTAACTACTCTTAAAGAAAACTATACTAATTGGGAGGATGACCGCAGACTCTATGTCCTAGTAGATAAATCAGACATAG CACCAACTCCAAGAACTTGTGAGCCTTGTGGTACAAACATAGTTCCTTATCCTCTCAGCACCGGATCCAAATGTGGAGACCCCAGATACTTCAATTTTAGATGCAACACCTCCATGGGTCAACTCAGCTTCAGCAACAATACCAACAATACCAACAACACCAACAGCAACATTAATTACAGAGTTATTCGTGTAAACCCCAGTTCAAGAACGTTTACCATTTATCAAGAGGTCAAAGATAGTTTGATTAATCGATATTGTGAAGGTTCGAAGAGTGTGGGAAATCTAAAGGTTTCTTCACCATTTGGCCTGTCTAGTGACCAACTATGCTCTAAACAGGTGGAAGTTAGTTGGGAAGCGCCTTCCAAAGAACCCATATGTGATAACTCTGCTGATTGCCTTGGTTggaaacattctacttgcagtgAAGGAAAGTGTCTTTGCAATGCAAACTATCATTGGAGTGGCGAGTTTTTAACTTGTACCAACA CAGATTCTTCAGAACATGGATCATTTCCTAATGCTACAAAACACTCCACAAAAGCAAGCTCTTCTTTCTCTTTGATTCTTGGCTTAACTCTTCCGAGTGTGGTTATTCTAGCATGCATCGTTATTTTGGTTTATGTATGCAGACGGAGAATAGCTCTTATGGTTAAGCAAG ACAAGGAAAGCATTCAGAGAAACATTAGAGGGCACTTCACCGACAGTGAAAGGCATGTGAAGGACTTGATAGACATGGAGGGGTTGGAAGAGAATGATAATGAAGGAATAGAGGTTCCTTACTTTGATTTTGAGACCATAGTGACGGCAACTAATAATTTTTCAGATGCAAATAAGCTTGGTAAAGGTGGTTATGGACCAGTTTATAAG GGTACACTACAAGGTGGTCAAGAAATTGCAGTGAAGAGGCTTTCAAGTGTGTCATCACAAGGTTTACAGGAATTTAAGAATGAAGTTATTTTGATTGCCAAACTCCAACATCGAAATCTTGTTAAATTACGCGGCTATTGCATAAAGGGAGAAGAAAAAATTCTACTCTATGAATATATGCCTAATAAGAGTTTGGACTTATTGATCTTCG ATCCTGCAAAAAGCATAATTTTGGATTGGCCAATGCGGTTTGATATAATTCTCGGAATTGCTCGTGGACTACTCTATCTTCATCAAGACTCTAGACTTAGAGTTATTCATCGAGATTTAAAAACTAGCAACATTCTTCTAGACAAGGAGATGCAACCAAAAATATCCGATTTTGGATTGGCAAGAATATTTGGAGGCAAGGAAACAGAAGCAAATACTGAGAGAGTTGTCGGGACATA TGGATACATGTCTCCCGAATATGCATTAGAAGGACAATTCTCTACAAAATCAGATGTTTTCAGCTTTGGTGTTGTCTTGCTTGAGATCATTAGTGGAAAAAAGAACATGGGATTTCATCGGACTAGAGAAATTTCAAGCCTTTTGGGTTAT GCCTGGACACTATGGAGAGAAGAAAAACTCCAAGATTTAATGGATTCATCTCTATGTGATACTTATGATGCTTACCAAATCATTAGGTGTTCACAAATAGGACTTTTATGCGTACAAGATGAGCCAGATGATCGTCCACACATGTCAAATGTTGTGACCATGCTAGACAATGAAACTACATTCCTATCAGTTCCTAAACAACCAACCTTTTTTACACGTAAAAACCTATCTAACACAGCTTCTTCAAGTGTGCAACTTGAAAGTAGTATTCAAGAAGGCCGATAG